A single Drosophila mauritiana strain mau12 unplaced genomic scaffold, ASM438214v1 Y_36, whole genome shotgun sequence DNA region contains:
- the LOC117150147 gene encoding dynein regulatory complex subunit 3-like: protein FSRELREIEDKQEKEIQSRKFLEREQSEAKRLASSFVEHLDGHQLFDSLWRGDEDGRVLMLVGTQAQELADEYDKDIFELTQEIYKLGLERFTERDEEIRDFFNNLFDGQEELQILGQKEIEWFLQFREIIFEEARIKLLKLEQNSMHGEDEDTPENIKLSDALDKLNIQFEDAINDLWQALMAQELYLHESIQVMYRKTSMVF from the coding sequence tttagCCGGGAGCTTCGGGAAATTGAAGATAAACAAGAAAAGGAGATACAAAGCAGAAAGTTTCTTGAACGTGAACAATCAGAGGCAAAGCGATTAGCCTCAAGTTTTGTTGAACATTTGGATGGTCATCAGCTGTTTGACTCGCTTTGGCGTGGCGACGAAGATGGCCGAGTTCTGATGCTTGTTGGAACACAAGCTCAAGAGCTAGCGGACGAATACGATAAGGATATTTTTGAGCTTACGCAAGAAATTTACAAACTTGGCTTAGAAAGATTTACTGAGCGCGATGAAGAAATTCGAGATTTCTTTAACAATCTTTTCGATGGCCAAGAAGAACTTCAAATACTTGGGCAAAAAGAAATAGAATGGTTTTTACAATTTAGAgaaattatttttgaagaaGCTCGTATCAAATTACTTAAACTAGAACAAAATTCCATGCACGGAGAAGACGAAGACACTCCAGAAAACATAAAATTATCTGATGCTTTggataaattaaatattcaatttgaAGATGCAATAAATGATTTGTGGCAAGCGTTAATGGCCCAGGAGTTATATTTGCATGAATCTATACAGGTAATGTATAGGAAAACGAGTATGGTATTTTGA